TTTACGGGCTTCAGGCTGGCGGGCAGCGGCCCCAGAGTGCGCTCGCCCTCCGGGCCGCCGAACAGCAGCAGGGTTCCCCCGCGGTCCACCCAGGCCTCCAGGGACTGTACTTGCCGGGCCGTCAGGCTGCCGGTGTCGTAGCCGGCCACCACCAGCAGATCCAGGCTGTTCAGAAGGCCCGGGCTGTCGGGCAGGGTCTCCGCCGTCAGGGAGACGACGCGCACGTTATCGCCGCCCCGCAGCCCGGACAGCGTGTTCAGGATGTCGTCGTCGGCGGCGAGCACGCCGACCATCAGGGTGTACCGGGGCTCCCAGCTCAGGTCGGGCGTCTGCACATCGACCAGCTCGCCGTCCGCGTACAGGCTCACGCTCACGGGCCAGCTGTACTCGTTCGGCAGGCTGACCGCCACCCGCTGCGCTTCGCCTGCGGAAACGCTGTACGGCACGGCATACCGGGTGCCGGACACAGGCCCGAACACGGGCGGCGCCTCGGTCTGCACCACCACCTCGCCGGAGGCGGCCTCCTCGTCGCCCCGCACCTCCACCCACAGGGTGACCCACTCACCCTCCTTGAAATGGCCCTGGAACGCAGGGTCGACCGTGAGGCTGACGCCCGCCGCGGCCGCGGGGAAAGCTATCTGGAGCAACAACAGGAACACCCACAGCCATAGCCTTCGCACGTCTTCTCCTCCTAGTTGCATGGTGCGGGACTCGCTGATTCATCAGACGAATGTGCCCTGAGGGTCGTTTCGGGCCCGTCCCCGTCCGGCCCCGCGGCGCTCGGGGCGGAGGGGTGCCGTTCCCATTGTGTCCCGCCGGCAGGCCTGCCCGCGCAGGGCTGCCCGAGCACGGCGGCAGGAGTGGCCCGGTTCCAGGTCAAAGTTCCCCGGGAACAGACCGCGCCCCCGGGCCCCGTCATTTTCCGGAGCGTCGGCCCTTTCCGCTGCAGCCGGGCTCCGGGCGACGGCCGGGGGCCGCCGAACGGGGGAATCGTTCCGTTGCCGCTGATCACGCTGCTCGGCCTGCTCGTCGCCGTACTGGCCGTGGGATGCTCCGCGATCCTCATCCGGCTGTCGGACGCGCCCGCCCTCGTGCTCTCCTTCTACCGCCTCGCGATCTCGGTCGCGCTGCTGGCGGTCCCGGCGCTGGCCAGGGAGCGGGAGACCCTCCGGCGGCTCACCGGGCGGGACTGGCTGCTCCTCGCCGGCAGCGCCGTGTGCCTGGCGCTGCACTTCTACGTCTGGATCGAAAGCCTGAACTTCACCACCGTCGCCAGCTCCACCGTGCTGGTCACCTCGAGCCCCTTCATCGTGCTCGCCCTGGGCTGGCGGCTGCTGGGGGAGCGGACGAACCGGATCGGCCTCGCCGCGGTGGCCATCGGCGTGGCGGGCGGCGTGATCGTGGGCTGGGGCGACTTCCGGGTAAGCGGATCCGCCCTGTACGGGGACCTGCTGGCTTTCCTGGGCGCGGTGACGGTGTCGGGCTACACCATCGCCGGCCGGATCGCCCGGCAGAAGATGTCGACGACGCTGTACACCACCGCGGTCTACGCCCTGGCGGCGGCGCTCCTGTGGCTCATGATGCTGCCCCGTGGGATCCCGCTGGCCCCATACCCGCCGCGGGAATGGGCGCTCTTCGCGGCGCTGGCGGTCATCCCCACCATCCTCGGCCACAACCTGTTCAACTGGGCGCTTCGGTGGGTCAGCGCCGCGACCGTTTCGATGTGCACCCTGGGCGAACCGGTCATCGCCTCCGCACTGGCCTGGATCCTGTTCCGGGAGGCGCCCGGATGGGCGACGGTGGTCGGCGGCATCCTGCTGATGGCGGGGATCGCGCTGTTCGTGCGGTACGGGGCGCAGCCGGACTGACGAGCCGGCGACTCTCACGTGTCCGGGAGGAAAGCCAACGGTGTGGAAACTGTACGCGGTGCTCTCGGCGGTCTTCGCCGCGCTCACGTCGATCCTGGCCAAGATCGGCATCAAGGGTGTCGATGCAAACCTGGCCACGGCCATCCGGACCACCGTCATCCTCTTCCTCTCGTGGGGCATCGTCTTTGCCATCGGCGAACACCACGCGATCAGGTCGCTCACCCGCCACAACTGGACCTTCCTCATCCTCTCCGGCCTGGCCACGGGGCTCTCGTGGCTCTTCTACTACAAGGCCATCGCCCTGGGCGACGTGTCCAAGGTCGCCCCCATCGACAAGTCCAGCATCGTGCTGACGCTGATCCTCTCCTACCTCATCCTCGGCGAGCCGTTC
The nucleotide sequence above comes from Symbiobacterium thermophilum IAM 14863. Encoded proteins:
- a CDS encoding DMT family transporter, producing MPLITLLGLLVAVLAVGCSAILIRLSDAPALVLSFYRLAISVALLAVPALARERETLRRLTGRDWLLLAGSAVCLALHFYVWIESLNFTTVASSTVLVTSSPFIVLALGWRLLGERTNRIGLAAVAIGVAGGVIVGWGDFRVSGSALYGDLLAFLGAVTVSGYTIAGRIARQKMSTTLYTTAVYALAAALLWLMMLPRGIPLAPYPPREWALFAALAVIPTILGHNLFNWALRWVSAATVSMCTLGEPVIASALAWILFREAPGWATVVGGILLMAGIALFVRYGAQPD
- a CDS encoding EamA family transporter, producing MWKLYAVLSAVFAALTSILAKIGIKGVDANLATAIRTTVILFLSWGIVFAIGEHHAIRSLTRHNWTFLILSGLATGLSWLFYYKAIALGDVSKVAPIDKSSIVLTLILSYLILGEPFTPKTLLAGGLVVAGTFLLLGK